The genomic region CTTCAAACGCGAACCATCATGGGTGCTAAAACTAACGTCCCGAAACTGTCCCTAGAGCAAGTGATCGACCGGATCTTCGCCCTTCGTCAGATCACTCGGCTCGACCAGCAAATCTTGATGTCTACGGTGTTGTCAAAAGAGTCTTTAAGCGAACGAGAACATTCCCAAATCGATCGCATTTTTGAGGCGGTTCAACGGGGAGCGATCCGGGTGGTTTGAGCGCCATAATTCTAACCTCGATCGTGCCAGAGATCCCCCGACCTTATCGATTAAAACTGTAATGAATTATCCCAACCGCCGAACCCGAGCGATCGCAACCGATCGCCCGGGTTGCTGTTTTAGGGACGAGTGGGGAAGCACTCACGCCGCTTGCAGCAGCCAAAACCCACTGTAAGTCCGGCCCGTGTCGTCGGGTTGGACGAGGAGAAAATGCAGACCCCCCGCCGCCTGCTTGCGTTGCTCGAATCGTCGGGCGGCGGCGATCGCCTCCGGGTCGTCAAAAGTCGCCAAAATGGTGCGATCGTTCAATCCCGCTTCCAACACCAACCCGCCGAACTCGCCACCGCGATAGTCGATCGCCACCGGACCGGCCCCTTGCAACCAGCGCGCCAGTTGCATCGAAGCTTTCCCGCCATCGATCGCCACCCCGGGAACCGTCACCGTCGAGGACAAGCCCAAATGAATTGGTTTGAGCAAGTCGGGCATCTCGACAATCGGGATCGGGAGATCGGCAAAGGTATCGACGAGATCTCCCGCCTCGATACTGGCAAAACGCCAACCGTCACCCCACAACTTTTCCGGTAATGGAAGCGGCGGCGGGCGATCGACGGCCAACGGATCGTACTCTTCCCCGGTATAGTTTGCTTCTTGGGGGTACTCCCGGGCGAGTAACAACAGCAATCGCTTTAACGCATAGGTGCGTCGGGTCGCTTCGATCGCCATTCCGAGCTGTTTTGCCGCTTCGCCAATCAATCCGAGACATTGAGGACGAAACACCTGCACCGTTGTAGCGAGTTGACCCTCACCAAATTGTTGAAATTGTCGGGCGACCCATTGCGGATTCGCTTGGGACTGTAGACAACGCTGTCTGTAGGTCAAGCTGCCATCGGCTTCACACAAAAGTAGTTCCCAGATCGGTTCTCCCCGTTCAGTTTTAAGGGGGCGTCGGTAAAAATCGGCTTGCCAAACAGACATGGTAGAGTTTTGGATTTTAGATTTTAGATCGTAGATTTTAGATCGTAGATTATATCTTAGTTTTTAATTGGATAAATAACAAAATTGCTCGTTTTGGATTTTATACCACGCCGATTCAAAAATAATGAGAGAGATCGAGGGGAGGGACACGGCACTGCCGTGTCCTTACAGGTATTCCATCTCCATCGAGGGTTTAGAAAAAGGAGATTAGACTTTAGATTTTTAGACTTTAGATTTTAGATTTAAACTTAAATTTCAAATTAGATTTAAACTTAAATTTTAAATGAATTTATAATGAGATCGAGAACAAAGTCGCCCGATTGGGGATGGGGACGGGGGCGATCGCCGGACAATTGCACAGGTTCGTCACGGATTAATCACGATCTGGCAACGGATGGCTACGCCCGAGACTGCGTAACCAAATCATCGAAGCCGATCGATCTTCCCATTGACCTTTTTTAAGGTGAATGGCCGCTTTTTCTGATTCTCCATTTTCTCCAATCACTTCGATCGCCGCGCCGTCGTTTTCCAGCAGGGAATCATCGCAGGGATGGCCGACTAATTCAGACAAAGACTTATTTAACATCCGCGCCGAGATGGGATTGGCAAATTGAATCATTCCCCCTGGATCGACGACTAAAACGCCGTCATCGATCTGACTGGTAAGGGTTTCGAGCTTATTGCGAGTCTGTTTGAGGGCGATCGCCTGTTGTTGCAATTGGATGTGAGTTTTAACGCGGGCGAGAAGTTCGACGGTTCTAAACGGTTTCCTCAGATAATCGGCAGCCCCTTTTTTAAAGGCAGTCAGCAAATGATCTTCATCTTCACTTGCCGATAAAAATAAAATCGGAATATCTTGATAGTTCGGATCGGCTTTAATTTTTTCGCAGATTTCCAATCCATCCATATCCGGCATGAATAAATCGAGAAGAATTAAATCCGGTTTAATCGCTTCGAGACGTTCAAAGGTCGCGCGACCACTGAGGGCATAAGTAATAGAATAGCCGTGCATTTCCAAAGCGATCGCCAACACTTGGATATTGTCGATGCGATCGTCTACAATTAACAACGTAGGGGTTTGATTGTCGGGGTAAGAAATTTCCATAGGATCTATCCATGCCTGGATTAATATTTGGGTCGATTGTTCTAGAGATCGAGATCGTCAAATCGTAGATTTATCGTGGTCGATAGATTGCCCGGGTGCTTACGGAGAGCGCCGAATCCATCAACGATCGAGCAATTTTTCTAACTGCTTTTTAACTTGAGGGAAAGCGGCGAGAGTCTTCGGCAGATTGACTAAATCAAAGCCAGTAATTTGCTCGCTGAGGGTGGAGACGTAAGCTTGCAGTTGAGGGCATTCATATTCACTGGCCCAGCGTTGCAGTTTAGCCGTAAAAACGCGCACGCGATCGAGAGCGAGGGTACGGTGGAGACTTTGCCAGACCTGTTCCTCCTCTTGTTGCAACAGGGTTAAGAGTTCGGGTAATTTACGCAGAGCTTCCTCGGATAGGGCGATCGCCGCCTCGGGAATCGGGAGAGACTCACTAGGGAGGGCGGTTTGTTGACCGAAAAGACGCTGCAATTCCCGAGTAATCTCCGTGCGGCTGACGGGTTTGCGTAAGAAACCTTGAGTTAACGGTTGTAACTCTTGGAGATCCTTTTCTTGAATCGACGCGGTAACCATAACCACGGGAATATCCCGGGTACGTTCGTCTTGTTTGAGGGTTTTGAGTACGGTTTTGCCCCCAGGGGGAGGCATAACTAAATCGAGAAAAATCAGATCGGGGTGGTGCGATCGGGCGATTTCGAGAGCCGTGGTACCGTTTTGAGCCGTCAAAATCTGATGGGGACTATCCTCTAAATAAGCACAGAGCAGTTCGCAGTTAGATTCGACATCATCGACGATCAAAATCGAGAGAGGGGGCAACTCTTTGAGAGAAATAGGTTCGACGGGTTTCGAGGCGACGATCGCATTTTCGGGCAGTACCCGAAGATGGGGAAAGCGCAAGGTAAAAGTGGAACCTTTGTTAACTTCACTGTCCACGGAAATCTGACCTCCCATCATTTCGGTCAAGCGGCGTGTAATCGTCAAACCCAAACCCGTCCCGCCATATTTGCGATTGGAATTGCCGCGAACCTGCTGGAACGGATCGAAAATAATTGTTTGTTCTTCTGGGGACAGTCCGATCCCGGTATCGGCGATCGTAATTTCCAAACCAAACTGCTCGTCGCGATCGCCTCCATTGTCCTCGATCCGGGCGGGTTCGTCGGGTTCGTTCTCCGCTTCGAGAACGGGATAGTCCCGAACGCCGATCTCAATTTTGCCTTCCTCCGTAAATTTAACCGCATTCCCCAACAAATTAAACAGAATTTGCCGCAATCGGATTTCGTCAATAGAAATCTGTCGGGGAAGACTATCGGCAATATTTAAAATTACTGCCAGTCCTTTTTGTGCAGCCCGTTGGGCAAAAATTTGCTTGATATCTTCGAGGAGGTGGTGCAGGTTAACAGGTTCGTAAAGCAGTTTCAGTTGACCTGCCTCGACTTTCGACAGATCGAGAATATCGTCGATCAAGGTCAGCAACATCCGCCCGTTGGATTGAATTAATTGGAGATAACTTTTGCCTTGCGGGTCTTGCAGCAACACGTGCAGCAAGTCCGAAAACCCCAAGATCGCATTCATGGGAGTGCGGATCTCGTGGCTCATATTGGCGAGAAATTCACTTTTAGCGCGGCTGGCGGCTTGAGCTTGTTGGCTGGCTTCTTCCAGGGCTAAATTTTGGTGGGCTAATGTTTGCTGGCGTTGTCGGGCTTCTTGTAGTAGTTGGGCGTGGGCGATCGCGATCCCGACTTGAGCGGCGACAGCTTCGAGCATCTCGATTTCCGGTTCGGTCCAGTGGCGCCGGGTTTTGCAATGGTGTAAGGAGATCGCCCCATTGGTTTGGTTCTGGTAGGACGTGCGAATGGCGAGCATCGAGACGATCGCCAGTTGCTGGTAAAGAGCGAGCTGAGGCGCGAACAGGGGATCGTCGGCGATCGCGTCGCAGGCGATCGCGCGATCGCGAAGCGACGCCTCCGGCGTATCGCGAGCGAGTAAAGTTTCAAAAGGGGGATTGCCGAAGGTGGGAAACGAGATGCCGCGTGCGGAAGGAACCTCGCCGTTGAGATACTCGGCGACAATCGGGAGCGCCTCTGTAAGGTCTTCGTCGGTCCCGTCGCCCCGATAAACGTGCAGCACGCAGCGATCGACCTGGAACGTTTGACCGATCCACTTGACCGCCGTTTCAAAAATCTGTTGCGGGTCGAGACTCTTGCGAATCTCGTTACTAATTTGTTGAACCAGTCGTTCTCGTTGGATTTGCTGTTCGAGCAACTGTTCTGCTTCTTTGCGATCGCTGATATCGACCAAATAGCCGACACATTCTCGATCGCTCCCATCGCCATTCTCCATCAAGCGCATTTGAGCAAAAAACCAGCGATAGGAACCATCTGCAGCGCGCAGTCGATACTCGTGGGAATAGCTTCGATCGTCGCCGAGATACTTAAACCCGGCGAGAATGCGATCGCGATCGTCCGGATGGATATGCTCGATCCAAAACTCCGCCGTTTCCACAAACGCTCGGGCCGAGTACCCCAACACCTGCTCCACATTCTCGCTAATAAACTTAATCGGATAATTCGGTTCCGGTTCGCAACTCAACAAAATCGTCTGGCTCGATCGCATCAAATCTTGCAAACGCTCTTGACTTTGGCGCAAAGCGGCTTGAGTTTGCTTGAGTTCGGTCACGTCCACCACCACCGCATTCACCGCCCGTCGTCCGTCCGCCAACTCCACAGGTAGATAACTGGCAATCCAATCGCGCATCAGTTCCGGTTCGGCGGGTGTCGTTCCCCTCACTTCCAAATTGCGGATCGGTTCGTTGCTCTCCAACACCTGCGCCAACAACGGTTCGACCGACGGCGCCAACTTCGGCAACAGTTCCCCAATCGTTTTCCCCAAATGATCCTCCGCAGACAGACCGTTAATCTGTGCCATCACCTCATTAATCCGCACGAATCGATAGTCAGAATCGATCAGCGCCAAGCCAATCGGCGAGGTTCCGTAGAGCATTTCTAGCTCTTCCGTCCGTTGTTCGAGGGCTTGCTGCACCCGCTTGATCTCGTCGATATTGACAAAATTGATCGCCAACCCGTCCCCATGACCGTCATCGCGCAAGTACGGGTAAATCCGCATTAATAAATTGGTGTGGGTCTGTTCTAAGTAAACCTCTCGTTCGATCGGACGCTCCGTTTCCAAAACCATTTGCAACAGGTCGATCAAGTCCGGACAATCGAGATTATGAGTAATGTGCTGAATCGGTCGGTCTACATCCGTCGCCACTAAATTCACTGCGGGGGTGGCGGCGGGAGTAAACTTACGAACGCGCAGGTGGCGGTCTAAAAAGATCACCCCAATTTCGCTACTGCGCAGTAAGTTGTCGATGTCGTTGGTCAGTTCGGTCAGTTCGCGAATTTTCGTCTGATACTCGGTATTAACTGTATATAGCTCTTCGTTAACCGAATGCAGTTCTTCATTGGTACTTTGTAGCTCTTCGTTCGAGGCCAGCAGTTCCTCGTTCGTCGCTTGCTGTTCTTCGTTGGTGGTTTCTAATTCTTCAATCGTCGCCTGCAAGTTTTCCCGGGTCTGTTGCAGTTCGTATTCTAAATCGACAATGCGTTGAGTCGCTTCCGCATCCTGTTGGAAAGTTTCAATCGGTCTGGGTAAGTTCGGACGATCTTCATTTTCGATCGCGAGCATGAAAAAATCATCCATGCGCGTGTCACCGCAATGGTAAGTGACTTCTAAGTTGACCGAGCGAATCACATCCCCCTGATTGAAGTGGATGCTACCGTAAAGCACGGGTTTGCGCTCTCGCTTGGCCCGATGGAGGGCGGTATCGATCGGGAGGCGCAGTTCGTCGGGAACTAAATCGGCAATCATCCGCGTCATCCCGCCTTCGGGAAATTCCATAATCTCTGCGGCGTCGGTGACCACGTGAAATAATTCCAAATTGTCATTGACGAGTAAGCAAGAACAATTGCGGCGTTTGGTGAAGGCGCTGAACGCACGGGTCAAAATCGGGTCGAATTGATGGGTACTGCGCCGTCCTGCAATCGGAGGGCGAGGGGTGAGGGGGACGGTATATTCTAAATTTTGCGTGAGAATGGGTAAACGCACGTTGCGCCGTTTTTGATAAATTTTATATCTTTCATACAGGGGACTGAATTCTTCTAATAAGTCTCCCGGAGTTTCGGCAGCGCCTAGAAATAAAACCCCCTTGTGCATCAGCGAAAAGTGCAACATTCGCATGACGTGCTGTTGCAAAGTCGGCTGCATGTAGATGAGGACATTGCGGCAACTAATCAGGTGCATTCGCGTAAATCCGGCATTTTTCGCCAAGTTGTGGGGGGCGAAAATGATGTTTTCGCGCAGGCTGCGGGTAATGTGGAAATGGCGATCGCGGAAGGTAAAATATTTTTCCAGTCGTTGGCGGGACAAGTCGATGGCAATACTTTCGGGATAAACCCCTTCGGCGGCTTTCGCCAAGGCGGTACTGTCGATATCGGTGGCAAAGATTTTGACGCTGAGATGTTTTCCCAAACGGGCGATCGCTTCGTCGAGGACGATCGCCATCGAATAGGCTTCTTCCCCAGTCGCACAGGCAGTCACCCACACCCGCAATTGTTGCCCGTTCTCCAGGGCTCCGACCAGTTCCGGTAAAACTTCTTCTTCGAGATATTCCCACGCTTCCGGATCGCGGAAAAACCGGGTCACGCCAATCATTAAGTCGTCTCGTAACAGTCCCCGTTCTTCCTCGGAAATTCTCAAATAATCAATATATTCGTCGAGTAAGTTGTAGCCACTCAACGAACATCGGCGGTAAATTCGGCGGCTGAGGGTGTTGGTTTTGTAGTAAGAAAAGTCCAGTTTTTCATATTGGTTGAGAATTTGAACGATCGCCCGCAGTTTATCCGATTCGATTTCCGGGAGGAGGGTGTCCGGTTGGGCCGTCCCGGAATGTTTCATAGTAATAATTTCGTAGATGGTTTGGGCGATCTCTTGAGGCGGTAAGACGCGATCGACGATCCCCGTGGCGATCGCACTTTGAGGCATTCCATCGAATTCTGCGGTGGTCGGCGACTGCACGAAGGTCAATCCCCCCGCTTCGCTAATACTCTGTAGCCCCCGGCTACCGTCGCTTCCCGTTCCCGATAAGACGACCCCCATAGCGCGATCGCCTCGATCTTTGGCCAAGGAATCTAAAAAAATATCGATGGGAAAGTTTGGTTGCTGCCGGGGAAACTCATTTTGCTCGATTAATTTTAAGGTTCCATCTTCGATAACTAAATTGTTTCTTGGGGTAATTAAATAAACAATATTTGGTTCGACTTTCATCCCATCTTGCACGCGCTTGACAATCATGCGCGTGCGCCGTTCTAATAATTCCTTCATCAAACTTTTGAAGTCTGGAGATAGGTGTTGCACGACGACAAAAGCCGCCCCACTTTCGGCAGGCATGTGGTCGAAAAACTCTTCCACGGCTCGCAACCCACCTGCGGAGGCTCCCACACCAATGACAAAGCAATGATTTTCAGCCGCTTCAGACATCTGCTTTACCCCTCAGATTCTCTATTTAGTGATAACTTTTTTGATTTGTAACTGGGAGATTATTGTTTAATTATATATTTTTTATCTCAAACATCAAGGCGATTCGGTTCCCCTCAAAACCCGATCGACAATTAATGAGATATTGAGGAATTCAACTGTTTTCGCCATCGATCGATTTACCAAAAATTATTTTTGATTTGTATAAAGGCGACGAAATGCTTTTTTGCGCGGCTTGTCCGATCGCCAAATCTAAATAATTCTCTTCGGTTTCCAGCTATGAAAATTCCAAATTTTAATCATTTCCCTTTTTCAGGCAATGACAGACGGGCAACCTAACCCTCATGCAAAAAGGGATGTATTGATGGGCTCGATTAAGAACTAGACGATCGCAGAACTTCGATCGCCACTCCCAAACGACGAAAACAACGATCGAACGCCAAAATTGAAAACGACCGAATCGAAACTACGCATCGGTGCTAAACCCGCCGTTCGCGAAGTCGCTCCCTTGGACGATCGCCGCTTACAAAAATCGCCGATCGCCCGAACCGAATCCCCCTCACGATCGCGATCGCGCCCGGGACTCTCGATCGGCTTGCTAAACCAATTTAACTGTGGCGATCTTGCGGATAAAGGGGGAGCACGATCGCAAATTCGGTTCCTTCTCCCGAGGTGCTGTGACATTCCAAGCGCCCTTGGTGTTGGTTGACGATCGTCGAATAGGCGACCGATAAACCCATTCCGGTCCCTTTTCCCACGGGTTTGGTAGTGAAGAACGGATCGAAGACGCGATCGCGCACCTGCGGGGGAATTCCCAAGCCATTATCGCGAATGCGGATTCGAGCGTAAGCGCAGCGATCGCCGCCATTGCCGATCGTCCCGGTCGCCATCGTAATCTGAGGGATCCACGATTCGCTCTCCCCGCTTGCTTCCGGCGACGGGCGATCGCGCGATCGCCGCTCCCACGCCTCCTCTAACGCATCGATCGCGTTCGACAAAATATTGACAAAGACCTGATTGATCTCACTGCCGTAACATTCCACCCGAGGCAATTCGCCGTATGCTTTCACCACCTCGATCGCTCGGCGGCGATCGCCCCCTTGCAAGCGATGTTGCAACACCAGCAAAGCGCCGTCGAGTCCTTCGTGCAGGTCCACCTTCTTATATTCCGCCTCGTCCAGTCGCGAGAATTGCCGCAACGATTTAACGATCTTGCCAATGCGATCGGCGCCACTTCGCATCGATTGCAACAAGCGGGGGAAATCCTCGCGCACGAACGCCAAATCCATATCCGCGATCCAATCGCGAATCAACGCCGGAGGTTCCGGATAAGTCGATTCGTAAAGGGCGAGCAATTCGAGTAATTCTTGAGCGTACTCGTTCGCCGCCATCGCATTGCTGTAAATAAACCCGACGGGATTGTTAATTTCGTGGGCGACCCCCGCCACCAGTTGACCCAAGCCCGCCATTTTTTCGTGATGGACGAGCTGAGTTTGGGCGAGTTTGAGTTCTTGCATCGCCAATTCCAGTTGTTGGGCCTTTTCCCGGGCGATCGCCTCGGAATAGCGCAGGGCCGCTTCCGCTTCCTTGCGTTTGGTAATATCGAAAATTGCCCCATCCAACCACTGGAGCTCTCCAGAGGGCGCAAAACTTCCCTGACCCTTCTCGGAAACCCAGCGAATCGTCCCGTCGGCAGTGATAATGCGATATTCGAGCAAGTAGGGAACGCGATGGGAAATGGCGTTGTGGACATCCCGTTCGACCCAATCGCGATCGTCCGGATGGATGAGACTGGTAAACGATCGCTGCTGGTTGTCGATAAAATCGGCGGCGGGATAACCGCAAATCTGCTCGATCTCGCCACTGATAAACTCCATCGTCCATTGGCGATCGCACGCACAGCGATAGACCGCCCCGGGGATGTTCGCCACCAGGGTTCTAAACTGTTCTTCGCTGGCGCGTAGGGCTTCTTGGGCGTGCTGGCGATCGCTCACGTCGCGAAAACTCCACACCCGACCGACAATTTCATCCCCGACCCGACAGGGATGGGAATAACGCTCGATCGTGCGGCCATCTTTCAAGGTGAGGATGTCAAAGGTTTCCGCCTCCGGGGTTTTCAGATGCGCCGTATTTTGTAAAAAGCCATCGCGATCGCCCAATTGGGCCAATACCAGCGCCAACACTGCCGATTCGTCCTCGCGATCGAATGCCATGTCCGGCGGGCAGCACATTTCGACTAACTTGCGATTCCAATTGGTGAGGTTTCCCTGACTGTCTACCGCTAAAATCCCGTCGGCGGTGGATTCAAAGGTAGCCCGCAGCAATCCCATCGAGTTTTCGAGGGAGGATTGGGCCAAGTAACGGGCGGTAATGTCGTTGAGAATCCCCGCCGTTCCTAAAATCGAGCCGTCGGGCGCGCAGTACAATTGGGCGTGAACTTCGCACCAGCGCACCTGACCTTGGTTCGTGAGCCATCGAACTTGATAGCGGCTGGAGGCTTCGGTTCGTGCGAATAATTCTTTTAATTTGCGTTCGTGGCGATCGCGATCGTCGGGATGGACGAACTGCCCCGAAGGTTTTCCCACGCTCTCTTCCAGGCTAAATCCGGTCAGTTGTTCCCACGCGGGATTGAGGAAGGTCCAATTCAATTCGCAATCGGTTTGAAAGATTCCTTCTCGGACATGTTGGACGAGCGATCGATATTGCGCTTCGCTTTGTTTGAGATTTTCGAGAATCTGCTTGCGTTCGATCGCGTAGCGCAACGATTGCGCTAAGATCGGTCCGTTCACCTGATTTTTTTCTAATAAATCTTGTGCGCCCAAGCGTACTGCCTCTAGAGCCAACTCGCGATCGTCGAGACCCGTCAATACGACGATCGGCAGGTGAGACGCCGAGGACAGCGCTTTGTGAATGGTCTCTAATCCTTGGGTATCCGGGAGGTGAAGGTCGAGTAAAATCGCGTCGAATCGGTTTCGATTTAACGAGGCGATCGCCTGTTTCCAAGTAGGAACCCAACCCAACTCCAGATTTGCTCCTCTCGAATTCTCCACGCTCTCTCGAACTAACTCGGCGTAGAGTGGGTCATCTTCTACTAATAAAACATTGAGCTTTGAATTATTCATCGCGATCGCCGATTGACTTTATCCCCATACCGCTCTATTCAAGCACCGTTCGCGCTCGTCGATACTCAAACTTAATCTCAATATTATAAGCGTTACTCTCCGGTCACACCCAAGATTTCACCTTCAGCACGCCTGGTATTCAAGAGGCGATCGATCCCCTGCATTTCCTTCGCTCATTTCGTTACCAGCCCCTCGATCGCCAAGGTCGAAAATGCCTCGGCATCCTGCGGTTCTCTCCGATTTAACTTTTCTTTTCTTCCCTCGCCTTTTCCCAAGTCTCTCCGAAGGGCAATCTTGTATTTTTCAATAAATAACGATTTATTATTATTGACATATTTGAGATCGATGGGTTCTGCTCGACGGTAAGCCACGACGCTCGAAATATCGATTGTTTGGGCAAAAAGTAACTCCTACGAGCCGCAGGCTCTCTTTTTATAGCACGCTTGGGTCTGTCGATCTTCCGGAGAGTTGGCGAGTCACTTTAATATTTTATTGTTAAAAGAGCGGATCGAATTTCAAGACGATTTCGGTATAGATTTTTAAAATTTTGCGATACTTCAATTATTAAGAATACTTTTGGTTTGTTTTTATCGATAAAAAAATAGCTTTTAACTCTCTAATAATTTAATTTATTTTGAATTTTGTATTGTCCGCAAATTGAGGTTTTATATCTTTGACATTTTAAGTTCCGACTCTCTGGTTGAACTTCAAAGCTATTATTTCTAATCTTTAAGACGGGAACTATAGGTTTGATTAAAACAAGATTTTCTCTCAAAGAAAAACACGATTTCACTCTCGTAAATTCCCATCAATTTTTATTACGACTCTGACGAGGGCGAAAAGTTTCCCGAAGAAATGAGGATTTTATCCAGGCGATCGCCGCCCTCCACAAAAGGGGTAAAATATCCGTAAAAATGAATGGCAACATTCTCGGGAGGACGGATGAAGCAGGAAACTCTCAAGGGCGAATCTTGGGAAAGCAGCACCGTGTCCGTTGGGGTCGGTGTCTGGAGGATGTCACAATAATCTGTGGTAAGAATCTGTGGTAAGGCATTTAGAGGATCGTTAATAGATTGATGGATATCATGCAGTTTTTCCAGCACAGTGCTGGTAAATGGTTTTCCCAACGAACGAGTCAAAATTTAACCGGGGAGCAGTCCGTTGCGGGGAGCAGCGATTTGTGGATCGACGCCCTCGATCGCGACGACCCCCAAGTGATTGCCTTGTGCGAGCAGTATCGCGTCGATCCGACCCTGGCAGTTTGCGGTTTGCAGGTACGCTGGGAAGGAATGCCCGTGCTGCACGAGAAAAAACAATCCGGTTCGACCGTATTAGTGGCGTTGGGGGAAGGGGACGCGCCCAAAAGCGGCCAATTGCTGCACGGGATCGGGGCGACGCAAAGCCCTCCGCTTCCCGGACGTTACGCGATCGGCGCCGACGAAGCCCTCACCTTAATCGTAGAAACGGACCGCCTCTATGCAGAGGAACGCTTGTGG from Oxynema aestuarii AP17 harbors:
- a CDS encoding phycobiliprotein lyase; its protein translation is MDIMQFFQHSAGKWFSQRTSQNLTGEQSVAGSSDLWIDALDRDDPQVIALCEQYRVDPTLAVCGLQVRWEGMPVLHEKKQSGSTVLVALGEGDAPKSGQLLHGIGATQSPPLPGRYAIGADEALTLIVETDRLYAEERLWFASENLRLRTSIVREADGTHSACFCSEIRMGGVKPPAESGEAAQSRV
- a CDS encoding chemotaxis protein CheB; this encodes MSEAAENHCFVIGVGASAGGLRAVEEFFDHMPAESGAAFVVVQHLSPDFKSLMKELLERRTRMIVKRVQDGMKVEPNIVYLITPRNNLVIEDGTLKLIEQNEFPRQQPNFPIDIFLDSLAKDRGDRAMGVVLSGTGSDGSRGLQSISEAGGLTFVQSPTTAEFDGMPQSAIATGIVDRVLPPQEIAQTIYEIITMKHSGTAQPDTLLPEIESDKLRAIVQILNQYEKLDFSYYKTNTLSRRIYRRCSLSGYNLLDEYIDYLRISEEERGLLRDDLMIGVTRFFRDPEAWEYLEEEVLPELVGALENGQQLRVWVTACATGEEAYSMAIVLDEAIARLGKHLSVKIFATDIDSTALAKAAEGVYPESIAIDLSRQRLEKYFTFRDRHFHITRSLRENIIFAPHNLAKNAGFTRMHLISCRNVLIYMQPTLQQHVMRMLHFSLMHKGVLFLGAAETPGDLLEEFSPLYERYKIYQKRRNVRLPILTQNLEYTVPLTPRPPIAGRRSTHQFDPILTRAFSAFTKRRNCSCLLVNDNLELFHVVTDAAEIMEFPEGGMTRMIADLVPDELRLPIDTALHRAKRERKPVLYGSIHFNQGDVIRSVNLEVTYHCGDTRMDDFFMLAIENEDRPNLPRPIETFQQDAEATQRIVDLEYELQQTRENLQATIEELETTNEEQQATNEELLASNEELQSTNEELHSVNEELYTVNTEYQTKIRELTELTNDIDNLLRSSEIGVIFLDRHLRVRKFTPAATPAVNLVATDVDRPIQHITHNLDCPDLIDLLQMVLETERPIEREVYLEQTHTNLLMRIYPYLRDDGHGDGLAINFVNIDEIKRVQQALEQRTEELEMLYGTSPIGLALIDSDYRFVRINEVMAQINGLSAEDHLGKTIGELLPKLAPSVEPLLAQVLESNEPIRNLEVRGTTPAEPELMRDWIASYLPVELADGRRAVNAVVVDVTELKQTQAALRQSQERLQDLMRSSQTILLSCEPEPNYPIKFISENVEQVLGYSARAFVETAEFWIEHIHPDDRDRILAGFKYLGDDRSYSHEYRLRAADGSYRWFFAQMRLMENGDGSDRECVGYLVDISDRKEAEQLLEQQIQRERLVQQISNEIRKSLDPQQIFETAVKWIGQTFQVDRCVLHVYRGDGTDEDLTEALPIVAEYLNGEVPSARGISFPTFGNPPFETLLARDTPEASLRDRAIACDAIADDPLFAPQLALYQQLAIVSMLAIRTSYQNQTNGAISLHHCKTRRHWTEPEIEMLEAVAAQVGIAIAHAQLLQEARQRQQTLAHQNLALEEASQQAQAASRAKSEFLANMSHEIRTPMNAILGFSDLLHVLLQDPQGKSYLQLIQSNGRMLLTLIDDILDLSKVEAGQLKLLYEPVNLHHLLEDIKQIFAQRAAQKGLAVILNIADSLPRQISIDEIRLRQILFNLLGNAVKFTEEGKIEIGVRDYPVLEAENEPDEPARIEDNGGDRDEQFGLEITIADTGIGLSPEEQTIIFDPFQQVRGNSNRKYGGTGLGLTITRRLTEMMGGQISVDSEVNKGSTFTLRFPHLRVLPENAIVASKPVEPISLKELPPLSILIVDDVESNCELLCAYLEDSPHQILTAQNGTTALEIARSHHPDLIFLDLVMPPPGGKTVLKTLKQDERTRDIPVVMVTASIQEKDLQELQPLTQGFLRKPVSRTEITRELQRLFGQQTALPSESLPIPEAAIALSEEALRKLPELLTLLQQEEEQVWQSLHRTLALDRVRVFTAKLQRWASEYECPQLQAYVSTLSEQITGFDLVNLPKTLAAFPQVKKQLEKLLDR
- a CDS encoding response regulator, encoding MEISYPDNQTPTLLIVDDRIDNIQVLAIALEMHGYSITYALSGRATFERLEAIKPDLILLDLFMPDMDGLEICEKIKADPNYQDIPILFLSASEDEDHLLTAFKKGAADYLRKPFRTVELLARVKTHIQLQQQAIALKQTRNKLETLTSQIDDGVLVVDPGGMIQFANPISARMLNKSLSELVGHPCDDSLLENDGAAIEVIGENGESEKAAIHLKKGQWEDRSASMIWLRSLGRSHPLPDRD
- a CDS encoding PAS domain S-box protein, encoding MNNSKLNVLLVEDDPLYAELVRESVENSRGANLELGWVPTWKQAIASLNRNRFDAILLDLHLPDTQGLETIHKALSSASHLPIVVLTGLDDRELALEAVRLGAQDLLEKNQVNGPILAQSLRYAIERKQILENLKQSEAQYRSLVQHVREGIFQTDCELNWTFLNPAWEQLTGFSLEESVGKPSGQFVHPDDRDRHERKLKELFARTEASSRYQVRWLTNQGQVRWCEVHAQLYCAPDGSILGTAGILNDITARYLAQSSLENSMGLLRATFESTADGILAVDSQGNLTNWNRKLVEMCCPPDMAFDREDESAVLALVLAQLGDRDGFLQNTAHLKTPEAETFDILTLKDGRTIERYSHPCRVGDEIVGRVWSFRDVSDRQHAQEALRASEEQFRTLVANIPGAVYRCACDRQWTMEFISGEIEQICGYPAADFIDNQQRSFTSLIHPDDRDWVERDVHNAISHRVPYLLEYRIITADGTIRWVSEKGQGSFAPSGELQWLDGAIFDITKRKEAEAALRYSEAIAREKAQQLELAMQELKLAQTQLVHHEKMAGLGQLVAGVAHEINNPVGFIYSNAMAANEYAQELLELLALYESTYPEPPALIRDWIADMDLAFVREDFPRLLQSMRSGADRIGKIVKSLRQFSRLDEAEYKKVDLHEGLDGALLVLQHRLQGGDRRRAIEVVKAYGELPRVECYGSEINQVFVNILSNAIDALEEAWERRSRDRPSPEASGESESWIPQITMATGTIGNGGDRCAYARIRIRDNGLGIPPQVRDRVFDPFFTTKPVGKGTGMGLSVAYSTIVNQHQGRLECHSTSGEGTEFAIVLPLYPQDRHS
- a CDS encoding Tab2/Atab2 family RNA-binding protein: MSVWQADFYRRPLKTERGEPIWELLLCEADGSLTYRQRCLQSQANPQWVARQFQQFGEGQLATTVQVFRPQCLGLIGEAAKQLGMAIEATRRTYALKRLLLLLAREYPQEANYTGEEYDPLAVDRPPPLPLPEKLWGDGWRFASIEAGDLVDTFADLPIPIVEMPDLLKPIHLGLSSTVTVPGVAIDGGKASMQLARWLQGAGPVAIDYRGGEFGGLVLEAGLNDRTILATFDDPEAIAAARRFEQRKQAAGGLHFLLVQPDDTGRTYSGFWLLQAA